The following proteins come from a genomic window of Rattus norvegicus strain BN/NHsdMcwi chromosome 8, GRCr8, whole genome shotgun sequence:
- the Nherf4 gene encoding Na(+)/H(+) exchange regulatory cofactor NHE-RF4 isoform X1 yields MSVSYSLLLPLYRKFKFNPRLGIDNPVLSLAEDQDQSDPWNLHRPRFCLLSKEEEKSFGFHLQQQLGKADHVVCRVDPGSSAQRQGLREGDRILAVNNNIVEHEDYAVVVRYIRASGPRVLLTVLAQHVYDVTRAQQGNEAFPCPTLASGVRPRLCHVVKDEGGFGFSVTHGARGPFWLVLSAGGAAERAGVPPGARLLEVNGICVEKFTYNQLNRKLCQSGDRVTLLVAGPEVEEQCHQLGMPLAAPLAEGWALPAKPRCLNIEKGPQGFGFLLREEKGPDGRLGQFLWEVDPGLPADKAGMKAGDRLVAVAGESMDGLGHEETVSRIRAQGSCVSLVVVDPEADRFFSMVRLSPLLFLENTEIAAAPLAETKDLPVEDTVEPSGLAGSRQCFLYPGPGGGYGFRLRCVASGPCLFISQVTPGGSAARAGLQMGDAILEVNGCPVGGDSDLDTLQQLAEAEPPLRLKLAPRNSQGSEAWISLESGEDWPLASELL; encoded by the exons ATGAGCGTCTCATATTCGCTTCTCCTGCCTCTTTACAGAAAGTTTAAGTTTAATCCTAGACTGGGCATTGACAATCCTGTCCTCTCCCTGGCTGAAGACCAGGACCAATCTG ATCCCTGGAACCTGCACCGGCCTCGCTTCTGTCTGTTGagcaaggaggaggaaaagagtttTGGGTTCCATCTGCAGCAGCAGCTCGGCAAGGCTGACCATGTGGTGTGCAGGGTGGATCCAGGCTCCTCTGCCCAGCGCCAGGGTCTCCGGGAAGGAGATCGGATCCTAGCTGTGAACAATAATATTGTGGAACATGAGGACTATGCGGTG GTGGTGCGTTACATCCGGGCCAGCGGTCCCCGGGTATTGCTGACAGTCTTGGCACAGCATGTGTATGACGTGACACGTGCCCAGCAAGGGAATGAAGCTTTCCCCTGTCCGACCCTAGCCTCGGGGGTCAGGCCCCGGTTGTGCCATGTGGTAAAAGATGAAGGTGGCTTTGGCTTCAGTGTCACCCATG GAGCTCGAGGTCCTTTCTGGTTGGTGctcagtgcaggaggagctgctgAGAGGGCAGGGGTGCCCCCTGGGGCCAGGCTCCTAGAAGTGAATGGGATCTGTGTGGAGAAGTTCACTTACAACCAGCTCAATAGGAAG CTTTGTCAGAGTGGAGATCGGGTGACTCTGCTGGTGGCAGGGCCAGAGGTAGAGGAACAGTGTCACCAACTGGGAATGCCTCTTGCTGCACCCCTGGCGGAGGGCTGGGCACTGCCCGCCAAGCCCCGGTGTTTAAACATAGAGAAAGGGCCTCAAGGCTTTGGGTTTCTGCTCCGGGAGGAGAAGGGCCCGGATGGTCGACTTG GGCAGTTCTTGTGGGAGGTGGATCCAGGACTGCCAGCTGACAAGGCCGGGATGAAGGCTGGAGATCGCCTGGTGGCTGTGGCTGGGGAGAGCATGGACGGGCTGGGCCACGAGGAAACAGTGTCTAGGATTCGAGCACAGGGCTCTTGTGTCTCCCTCGTCGTCGTCGATCCTGAGGCTGACCGCTTCTTCAGCATG GTACGcctgtctcccctcctcttcttggAGAACACCGAGATTGCTGCTGCTCCTCTGGCAGAAACCAAGGATCTTCCAGTGGAAGACACAGTTGAGCCTTCTGGCCTTGCTGGCTCTCGCCAATGCTTCTTGTACCCTGGGCCTGGAGGTGGCTATGGATTCAGACTCCGCTGTGTGGCCAGTGGGCCTTGTCTTTTCATCTCCCAG GTGACCCCAGGAGGCTCAGCTGCACGGGCGGGGCTGCAGATGGGAGATGCGATTTTGGAGGTGAACGGATGTCCTGTGGGTGGAGACAGTGACCTGGATACGCTTCAGCAGCTGGCTGAGGCAGAGCCACCCCTCCGCCTGAAGCTGGCACCTAGGAATTCGCAGGGCTCAGAAGCCTGGATTTCCTTGGAGTCTGGAGAG gaCTGGCCTCTGGCTTCAGAGTTGCTATAG
- the Nherf4 gene encoding Na(+)/H(+) exchange regulatory cofactor NHE-RF4 isoform X2 codes for MSVSYSLLLPLYRKFKFNPRLGIDNPVLSLAEDQDQSDPWNLHRPRFCLLSKEEEKSFGFHLQQQLGKADHVVCRVDPGSSAQRQGLREGDRILAVNNNIVEHEDYAVVVRYIRASGPRVLLTVLAQHVYDVTRAQQGNEAFPCPTLASGVRPRLCHVVKDEGGFGFSVTHGARGPFWLVLSAGGAAERAGVPPGARLLEVNGICVEKFTYNQLNRKLCQSGDRVTLLVAGPEVEEQCHQLGMPLAAPLAEGWALPAKPRCLNIEKGPQGFGFLLREEKGPDGRLVLVGGGSRTAS; via the exons ATGAGCGTCTCATATTCGCTTCTCCTGCCTCTTTACAGAAAGTTTAAGTTTAATCCTAGACTGGGCATTGACAATCCTGTCCTCTCCCTGGCTGAAGACCAGGACCAATCTG ATCCCTGGAACCTGCACCGGCCTCGCTTCTGTCTGTTGagcaaggaggaggaaaagagtttTGGGTTCCATCTGCAGCAGCAGCTCGGCAAGGCTGACCATGTGGTGTGCAGGGTGGATCCAGGCTCCTCTGCCCAGCGCCAGGGTCTCCGGGAAGGAGATCGGATCCTAGCTGTGAACAATAATATTGTGGAACATGAGGACTATGCGGTG GTGGTGCGTTACATCCGGGCCAGCGGTCCCCGGGTATTGCTGACAGTCTTGGCACAGCATGTGTATGACGTGACACGTGCCCAGCAAGGGAATGAAGCTTTCCCCTGTCCGACCCTAGCCTCGGGGGTCAGGCCCCGGTTGTGCCATGTGGTAAAAGATGAAGGTGGCTTTGGCTTCAGTGTCACCCATG GAGCTCGAGGTCCTTTCTGGTTGGTGctcagtgcaggaggagctgctgAGAGGGCAGGGGTGCCCCCTGGGGCCAGGCTCCTAGAAGTGAATGGGATCTGTGTGGAGAAGTTCACTTACAACCAGCTCAATAGGAAG CTTTGTCAGAGTGGAGATCGGGTGACTCTGCTGGTGGCAGGGCCAGAGGTAGAGGAACAGTGTCACCAACTGGGAATGCCTCTTGCTGCACCCCTGGCGGAGGGCTGGGCACTGCCCGCCAAGCCCCGGTGTTTAAACATAGAGAAAGGGCCTCAAGGCTTTGGGTTTCTGCTCCGGGAGGAGAAGGGCCCGGATGGTCGACTTG TTCTTGTGGGAGGTGGATCCAGGACTGCCAGCTGA
- the Nherf4 gene encoding Na(+)/H(+) exchange regulatory cofactor NHE-RF4: MEAAADLRDTALLTLKFKFNPRLGIDNPVLSLAEDQDQSDPWNLHRPRFCLLSKEEEKSFGFHLQQQLGKADHVVCRVDPGSSAQRQGLREGDRILAVNNNIVEHEDYAVVVRYIRASGPRVLLTVLAQHVYDVTRAQQGNEAFPCPTLASGVRPRLCHVVKDEGGFGFSVTHGARGPFWLVLSAGGAAERAGVPPGARLLEVNGICVEKFTYNQLNRKLCQSGDRVTLLVAGPEVEEQCHQLGMPLAAPLAEGWALPAKPRCLNIEKGPQGFGFLLREEKGPDGRLGQFLWEVDPGLPADKAGMKAGDRLVAVAGESMDGLGHEETVSRIRAQGSCVSLVVVDPEADRFFSMVRLSPLLFLENTEIAAAPLAETKDLPVEDTVEPSGLAGSRQCFLYPGPGGGYGFRLRCVASGPCLFISQVTPGGSAARAGLQMGDAILEVNGCPVGGDSDLDTLQQLAEAEPPLRLKLAPRNSQGSEAWISLESGEDWPLASELL, from the exons ATGGAGGCAGCTGCAG ATCTTCGGGACACGGCCTTGTTAACTCT AAAGTTTAAGTTTAATCCTAGACTGGGCATTGACAATCCTGTCCTCTCCCTGGCTGAAGACCAGGACCAATCTG ATCCCTGGAACCTGCACCGGCCTCGCTTCTGTCTGTTGagcaaggaggaggaaaagagtttTGGGTTCCATCTGCAGCAGCAGCTCGGCAAGGCTGACCATGTGGTGTGCAGGGTGGATCCAGGCTCCTCTGCCCAGCGCCAGGGTCTCCGGGAAGGAGATCGGATCCTAGCTGTGAACAATAATATTGTGGAACATGAGGACTATGCGGTG GTGGTGCGTTACATCCGGGCCAGCGGTCCCCGGGTATTGCTGACAGTCTTGGCACAGCATGTGTATGACGTGACACGTGCCCAGCAAGGGAATGAAGCTTTCCCCTGTCCGACCCTAGCCTCGGGGGTCAGGCCCCGGTTGTGCCATGTGGTAAAAGATGAAGGTGGCTTTGGCTTCAGTGTCACCCATG GAGCTCGAGGTCCTTTCTGGTTGGTGctcagtgcaggaggagctgctgAGAGGGCAGGGGTGCCCCCTGGGGCCAGGCTCCTAGAAGTGAATGGGATCTGTGTGGAGAAGTTCACTTACAACCAGCTCAATAGGAAG CTTTGTCAGAGTGGAGATCGGGTGACTCTGCTGGTGGCAGGGCCAGAGGTAGAGGAACAGTGTCACCAACTGGGAATGCCTCTTGCTGCACCCCTGGCGGAGGGCTGGGCACTGCCCGCCAAGCCCCGGTGTTTAAACATAGAGAAAGGGCCTCAAGGCTTTGGGTTTCTGCTCCGGGAGGAGAAGGGCCCGGATGGTCGACTTG GGCAGTTCTTGTGGGAGGTGGATCCAGGACTGCCAGCTGACAAGGCCGGGATGAAGGCTGGAGATCGCCTGGTGGCTGTGGCTGGGGAGAGCATGGACGGGCTGGGCCACGAGGAAACAGTGTCTAGGATTCGAGCACAGGGCTCTTGTGTCTCCCTCGTCGTCGTCGATCCTGAGGCTGACCGCTTCTTCAGCATG GTACGcctgtctcccctcctcttcttggAGAACACCGAGATTGCTGCTGCTCCTCTGGCAGAAACCAAGGATCTTCCAGTGGAAGACACAGTTGAGCCTTCTGGCCTTGCTGGCTCTCGCCAATGCTTCTTGTACCCTGGGCCTGGAGGTGGCTATGGATTCAGACTCCGCTGTGTGGCCAGTGGGCCTTGTCTTTTCATCTCCCAG GTGACCCCAGGAGGCTCAGCTGCACGGGCGGGGCTGCAGATGGGAGATGCGATTTTGGAGGTGAACGGATGTCCTGTGGGTGGAGACAGTGACCTGGATACGCTTCAGCAGCTGGCTGAGGCAGAGCCACCCCTCCGCCTGAAGCTGGCACCTAGGAATTCGCAGGGCTCAGAAGCCTGGATTTCCTTGGAGTCTGGAGAG gaCTGGCCTCTGGCTTCAGAGTTGCTATAG